A single Corticium candelabrum chromosome 12, ooCorCand1.1, whole genome shotgun sequence DNA region contains:
- the LOC134187676 gene encoding THAP domain-containing protein 10-like, with protein sequence MVKRCVAAGCSNSHSDQVSLFSFPQDPVLRKRWTEAVQRTRDKWNWPSRYSVLCSDHFTEDCFETDHLLASSFGIARRARLKPDVVPTHFVRANLRTGASGSSAMSLERTRKRTSTGGESELTSKRGAYEKRQRARLLQEIVSTPKHLWKEKQKWNLLGKTVKTMRVRRVQLMQILVYRQYAYRIFHADPQ encoded by the exons ATGGTGAAGCGATGTGTTGCGGCTGGCTGTTCTAACTCACACAGCGACCAAGTCAGCTTGTTTTCTTTCCCACAAGACCCAGTTCTTCGAAAGCGATGGACAGAAGCAGTACAGAGGACTAGAGACAAATGGAATTGGCCTTCACGGTATTCGGTTCTATGCAGCGACCACTTTACAGAGGACTGTTTTGAAACCGATCATCTTTTGGCCTCATCGTTTGGCATCGCCAGGCGAGCACGCCTGAAGCCAGACGTCGTTCCAACGCATTTTGTCAGAGCGAATTTGAGAACAGGCGCCTCTGGATCGTCAGCTATGTCTTTGGAACGAACACGGAAACGAACGTCCACTGGCGGTGAGAGTGAGTTGACAAGCAAGAGGGGAGCATATGAGAAGAGACAAAGAGCTAGG CTTCTACAGGAAATTGTCAGCACTCCAAAGCACCTGTggaaagagaaacagaaatgGAATCTACTTGGCAAGACAGTGAAGACAATGAGAGTGAGAAGAGTGCAACTCATGCAGATATTGGTGTACAGGCAGTATGCCTACAGGATATTCCACGCAGATCCACAGTAA